One genomic segment of Cannabis sativa cultivar Pink pepper isolate KNU-18-1 unplaced genomic scaffold, ASM2916894v1 Contig5, whole genome shotgun sequence includes these proteins:
- the LOC133033377 gene encoding uncharacterized protein LOC133033377, with amino-acid sequence MSVTSIGDTQDSEVQVLETVPTPVEKRTKKRPRWFDEYTEMKKKMKPSTTNVNVDPLRPVDEKLLHSFRNWLVGTIGNKYPRDVFTGLCGVAWFSTLNTDKLWLSDDHLDAAFHMMRRRQHFFPELYPRKCTVMPSWFTSSLRGRWDAWKSNTDHDGFVWDESILELLRGDPNQFLPSWKGMECIYMSMFLNRPKHWIAMEVNLELWKIFLFDSSLGSLTKDELNSLMDVWCPLLAELVDQCGVCDTHYMVMVLE; translated from the exons ATGTCGGTCACGTCCATTGGAGATACCCAAGATTCAGAGGTTCAGGTTTTAGAGACCGTTCCAACACCGGTGGAGAAGAGAACGAAGAAAAGGCCAAGGTGGTTTGACGAGTACaccgaaatgaagaagaagatgaagccaTCAACAACCAATGTGAATGTTGACCCACTTCGGCCCGTTGATGAGAAGCTACTACATAGTTTTCGAAATTGGTTAGTGGGAACCATCGGAAACAAGTATCCGAGGGACGTCTTCACCGGTCTGTGTGGCGTGGCTTGGTTCTCGACCCTAAATACAGACAAACTATGGCTTTCTGATGAC CATTTGGATGCTGCTTTCCATATGATGAGGAGGAGGCAACACTTCTTCCCGGAGTTGTACCCACGTAAGTGTACTGTGATGCCATCTTGGTTTACCTCATCGTTGAGGGGTCGGTGGGATGCTTGGAAGAGCAATACTGACCATGATGGTTTTGTTTGGGATGAGTCCATCTTGGAACTCCTTCGTGGGGATCCAAACCAATTTTTGCCTTCTTGGAAGGGTATGGAGTGCATATACATGTCCATGTTCTTGAACAGACCGAAACATTGGATCGCTATGGAGGTCAATCTTGAGTTGTGGAAGATATTCCTCTTCGATTCGAGTCTTGGATCTCTAACGAAAGACGAACTGAATTCGCTTATGGATGTGTGGTGCCCTTTACTAGCCGAATTGGTGGACCAGTGTGGTGTATGTGACACTCATTACATGGTGATGGTCCTCGAATGA